In one window of Xylanibacillus composti DNA:
- a CDS encoding YhgE/Pip domain-containing protein: MGDTLRHFLRKPATIAGIVTALMFQVIFSVIWMTAYQDVNDNADKLHITVVNEDLQFGSAIIGVLSESLPFQIREQNDLAEAKERLHDRDTHMVLHIPASLSEDIQSQEGTGTLFFHVNESNPAMIGSLMSGVADKIVAAVNKQTVAHAVTGVLTNMQMSEQQAAIVGEGLSERVTGQLDRMHPVTNMASQMVPMMMVLASYVGSMIMGMNFEQSSMMIGPERSKWRKFAARSLLNIVAAILVSLLGTTLVILLGGQHVEGFLTLWLFQALFVATFMFTAQFFLLLFGIPGMLFNIILLSLQLVSSGAMVPRELLNDFYHGLSVFMPATYAVEGMMNILFGGPGISEAVTKLFIMLGATIVLGLAAVAIKKSPRPRASHGAQ; encoded by the coding sequence ATGGGAGATACCCTACGGCATTTTTTGAGAAAGCCTGCGACAATTGCAGGCATTGTAACGGCATTGATGTTCCAAGTCATTTTTAGCGTTATCTGGATGACCGCCTATCAGGATGTGAACGATAATGCAGACAAGCTGCATATTACAGTCGTTAATGAAGATCTCCAGTTCGGCAGCGCCATTATCGGGGTATTGTCCGAGTCCCTTCCGTTCCAAATCAGGGAACAGAATGACCTTGCCGAAGCCAAAGAACGATTGCATGATCGGGACACCCATATGGTGCTTCACATTCCAGCAAGTTTGTCCGAAGATATCCAATCACAGGAAGGCACGGGCACTCTCTTCTTCCATGTGAATGAATCGAACCCTGCTATGATCGGCAGCTTAATGAGCGGTGTCGCCGATAAAATCGTCGCCGCAGTGAACAAACAAACAGTCGCCCATGCGGTGACAGGCGTGCTGACGAATATGCAAATGTCGGAACAGCAGGCGGCTATTGTCGGGGAAGGCTTGTCCGAGCGTGTTACCGGACAATTGGACCGTATGCACCCGGTGACGAATATGGCGAGCCAGATGGTGCCGATGATGATGGTGCTGGCTTCCTACGTAGGCTCCATGATTATGGGGATGAACTTCGAGCAATCGTCCATGATGATCGGACCTGAACGAAGCAAGTGGAGGAAATTTGCAGCGCGCAGTCTCTTGAATATCGTCGCCGCAATCCTGGTATCGCTGCTTGGCACGACTCTGGTCATCCTTCTGGGCGGGCAACACGTCGAAGGGTTCCTCACACTCTGGCTGTTCCAGGCCTTGTTTGTGGCGACATTCATGTTCACCGCCCAATTCTTTCTGCTGCTGTTCGGCATTCCTGGCATGCTGTTCAACATCATACTGCTTTCGCTGCAGCTCGTTTCCTCCGGTGCCATGGTACCGCGTGAGCTTCTGAATGATTTCTATCACGGACTCAGCGTCTTCATGCCAGCCACCTATGCCGTTGAAGGAATGATGAACATTCTCTTTGGCGGACCAGGAATTAGCGAAGCTGTAACGAAACTATTCATTATGCTAGGTGCAACGATTGTATTAGGTCTTGCCGCTGTTGCAATCAAGAAATCTCCTAGACCGCGGGCAAGCCATGGCGCGCAATGA